In Cercospora beticola chromosome 3, complete sequence, the following proteins share a genomic window:
- the GPH1 gene encoding Non-essential glycogen phosphorylase (CAZy:GT35), with the protein MASAAATNDAKPTRERKPSSSAPITDFQGPVGPSGISRPKHKRTVTGFGPQEIKSVEASIPEPQREAWRKYSASEFKSKDEFDRDVVRHIETTLARSLFNCDEAAAYSGTALAFRDRLIIEWNRTQQNQTYADPKRVYYLSLEFLMGRALDNAMLNTGMKDVAREGLHDLGFRMEDIISQERDAALGNGGLGRLAACFLDSLATLNYPAWGYALRYRYGIFKQEIIDGYQVEIPDYWLDFNPWEFPRHDVTVDIQFYGNVRKYTDENGKQISVWENGEIVTAVAYDAPVPGYNTSTTNNLRLWSSKASGGEFDFTKFNSGEYEASVADQQRAETISAVLYPNDSLERGKELRLKQQYFWCAASLFDIVRRFKKSKKAWKEFPNQVAIQLNDTHPTLAIPELQRILIDQEGLDWDDAWSIVQKTFGYTNHTVLPEALEKWSVPLLQHLLPRHLQIIYDINLQFLQYVERNFPKDRDMLGRVSIIEESQPKMVRMAYLAVIGSHKVNGVAELHSDLIKTTIFKDFVKIYGPDKFTNVTNGITPRRWLHQANPRLSELIASKLGGHDFLSDLTLLNKLEAYTDDKDFRKEFQEIKYANKVRLAKYIKETNGITVNPASLFDIQVKRMHEYKRQQLNIFGVIHRYLELKEMSPEDRKKVQPRVSIFGGKAAPGYWMAKTVIHLINQVSQVVNNDKDIGDLLKVVFLEDYNVSKAEIIVPASDISEHISTAGTEASGTSNMKFVLNGGLIIGTCDGANIEITREIGEDNIFLFGNLAEDVEDLRHSHFYSEFHLDPMLERVFKTIKEGRFGDAGQFSALVNSIVDHGDYYLVSDDFKSYVDTQNLIDEAYKNQEEWLTKTITSVARMGFFSSDRCIDEYAEMIWNVEPLPPKANGA; encoded by the exons ATGGCTTCAGCAGCGGCTACGAACGACGCGAAGCCCACTCGCGAGAGAAAGCCATCCTCATCGGCGCCGATCACGGACTTCCAGGGACCTGTTGGGCCGTCTGGCATTTCGAGGCCAAAGCACAAGCGAACCGTCACTGGCTTTGGTCCTCAAGAGATCAAGAGCGTGGAGGCGAGCATCCCAGAGCCACAGCGAGAGGCATGGAGAAAATAC TCCGCGTCCGAGTTCAAGTCCAAGGACGAATTTGACAGAGATGTTGTGCGACATATCGAGACTACTCTCGCCAGATCGCTCTTCAACTGCGATGAGGCTGCAGCATACTCGGGCACTGCCCTAGCTTTCCGAGATCGTTTGATCATCGAGTGGAACAGGACACAGCAAAACCAGACCTACGCTGATCCAAAGCGTGTCTACTATCTCTCATTGGAGTTCTTGATGGGACGAGCCCTTGACAATGCCATGCTCAACACTGGCATGAAAGATGTCGCTAGAG AGGGTCTGCACGACTTGGGATTCCGCATGGAGGACATCATCTCCCAAGAACGTGATGCAGCTCTGGGCAACGGCGGTCTCGGCCGTCTCGCTGCCTGCTTCCTCGATTCCCTCGCCACTCTCAACTACCCCGCCTGGGGCTACGCCCTGCGCTACCGATACGGTATCTTCAAGCAAGAGATCATTGACGGATACCAAGTCGAGATTCCAGACTACTGGCTCGACTTCAATCCTTGGGAATTCCCAAGACACGATGTCACTGTGGACATTCAATTCTACGGAAATGTGAGAAAGTACACagacgagaatggcaagcAAATTAGCGTGTGGGAGAATGGCGAGATCGTCACTGCTGTTGCATACGATGCTCCGGTCCCTGGATACAACACATCGACAACAAACAACCTTCGTCTGTGGTCTAGCAAGGCTTCGGGAGGCGAGTTCGATTTCACCAAGTTCAACTCTGGAGAATATGAAGCATCCGTCGCGGATCAGCAGCGCGCTGAGACCATCTCCGCCGTGTTGTACCCTAACGACAGCCTGGAGCGTGGTAAAGAGCTTCGTCTGAAGCAGCAATACTTCTGGTGTGCTGCATCGCTCTTTGACATTGTCCGTCGATTCAAAAAGTCCAAGAAGGCCTGGAAGGAGTTCCCCAACCAAGTCGCGATTCAGCTCAACGACACCCACCCGACCCTCGCCATTCCTGAACTCCAACGTATCTTGATTGACCAAGAAGGCCTCGACTGGGACGACGCATGGAGCATTGTGCAGAAGACCTTTGGCTACACTAACCACACCGTGCTTCCAGAAGCCCTCGAGAAGTGGTCCGTACCACTCCTCCAGCACTTGCTCCCACGTCATCTCCAAATCATCTACGACATCAACCTCCAATTCCTGCAGTACGTAGAAAGGAACTTTCCAAAGGACCGAGACATGCTTGGACGTGTCTCGATTATCGAGGAATCGCAGCCAAAGATGGTTCGCATGGCCTACCTCGCAGTTATTGGCTCGCACAAGGTCAACGGTGTCGCTGAGCTGCACTCCGATCTCATCAAGACCACTATCTTCAAGGACTTCGTGAAGATTTACGGCCCAGACAAGTTTACTAATGTCACCAACGGAATTACTCCACGCAGATGGCTTCACCAAGCCAACCCACGCTTGTCTGAGCTGATCGCCAGTAAGCTTGGAGGCCACGATTTCCTCAGCGACCTTACTCTCCTCAACAAGCTTGAGGCTTATACTGATGACAAGGACTTCCGCAAGGAGTTCCAAGAGATCAAGTACGCGAACAAGGTCCGCTTGGCCAAGTACATCAAAGAGACGAATGGCATCACAGTCAACCCAGCAAGCTTGTTTGATATCCAAGTGAAGCGTATGCACGAGTACAAGAGACAGCAGCTGAACATCTTTGGTGTGATTCACCGCTATCTGGAGCTCAAGGAGATGTCGCCTGAGGATCGCAAGAAGGTACAGCCTCGTGTCAGCATCTTCGGCGGCAAAGCTGCACCAGGATACTGGATGGCAAAGACTGTCATTCATTTGATCAATCAAGTCAGCCAAGTCGTGAACAACGACAAGGATATTGGAGATCTGCTCAAGGTTGTTTTCTTGGAAGACTACAACGTTTCCAAGGCGGAGATCATTGTGCCAGCCAGCGACATTTCAGAGCACATTTCGACTGCTGGAACTGAAGCTTCGGG TACTTCCAACATGAAGTTCGTCCTCAACGGTGGCCTTATCATTGGCACTTGCGATGGCGCCAACATCGAAATCACCCGTGAGATTGGTGAAGACAACATCTTCCTGTTTGGCAACCTtgcggaagatgtcgaagaccTGCGTCACTCTCACTTCTACTCCGAATTCCACCTTGACCCTATGCTGGAGCGCGTTTTCAAGACCATCAAGGAGGGTCGCTTCGGTGACGCTGGTCAATTCTCGGCTCTCGTCAACTCGATCGTCGATCACGGCGACTACTACCTCGTGTCCGATGACTTCAAGAGCTACGTTGACACTCAAAATCTCATCGATGAGGCGTACAAGAACCAAGAAGAGTGGCTGACCAAGACGATCACTTCTGTTGCCAGAATGGGTTTCTTCTCCAGCGACCGCTGCATTGACGAATATGCTGAGATGATCTGGAACGTCGAGCCTCTGCCACCGAAAGCCAATGGCGCTTAG
- a CDS encoding uncharacterized protein (BUSCO:EOG09261W90): protein MTKSKKDIKFNHRERRLSKSSMSDINYESPNESRSPTRRLNASKSSDRNGSVSRSREDIRPIAERTDTTASGWQTENEDEKTEVKPQSEYEKKKQTFITRAIWTFVMIAIFFIGMFAGHIYMIIIVTACQIISFKEVINIANVPSRARSLRFTKTLNWYFLGTTMYFLYGESVIYYFKHIVLIDRVLLPFATHHRFISFMLYILGFVFFVGSLQKGHYKFQFTQYAWTHMALYLIVVQAHFIMNNIFEGMIWFFLPVSLVIINDIFAYICGITFGRTQLIKLSPKKTVEGFVGAWICTILLGFFFTNILMRSKYFICPVNDLGANIFTGLECDPNPVFIAHTYFLPFIPHSWDFLPQTVVISPIQFHIIVLASFASLIAPFGGFFASGLKRTFNIKDFGDSIPGHGGMTDRMDCQFIMGFFSFMYYQSFIAQHKASVGGVLETAITGLSADEQIALVKGLTQHLYNQGHVGHQVIDYLSENLAAVRLARR from the exons ATGACCAAATCGAAGAAGGACATCAAGTTCAACCACCGGGAACGGAGGttgagcaagagcagcatgTCAGACATCAACTACGAGTCGCCCAACGAGTCGAGAAGCCCGACGCGAAGATTGAATGCATCGAAGAGCAGTGACCGTAATGGGTCCGTCAGCAGGTCGCGGGAAGACATTAGGCCAATCGCGGAGAGAACAGACACGACCGCGAGTGGGTGGCAGACGGAGAATGAGGACGAGAAA ACAGAAGTCAAGCCCCAGTCCGAatatgagaagaagaaacagaCCTTCATCACACGGGCAATATGGACCTTCGTGATGATCGCCATTTTCTTCATCGGCATGTTCGCAGGCCACATCTACATGATTATCATCGTGACCGCGTGCCAAATCATCTCCTTCAAAGAGGTGATCAACATCGCCAACGTTCCAAGCAGAGCCCGATCACTTCGATTCACGAAAACACTGAACTGGTATTTCCTCGGAACGACAATGTACTTTCTCTACGGCGAAAGCGTCATATACTACTTCAAGCACATTGTTCTGATCGATCGAGTGCTACTCCCATTTGCGACACACCATAGATTCATCAGCTTCATGCTCTACATTCTGG GCTTCGTATTCTTCGTTGGCTCGCTGCAGAAAGGCCACTACAAATTCCAATTCACACAGTATGCCTGGACCCATATGGCCCTCTACCTGATTGTGGTCCAAGCACATTTCATTATGAACAACATCTTCGAAGGCATGATCTGGTTCTTCCTGCCTGTCAGCTTGGTCATCATCAATGATATCTTTGCATACATTTGCGGAATTACTTTTGGCCGGACACAATTGATCAAGCTCAGTCCCAAGAAAACTGTCGAAG GATTTGTCGGTGCGTGGATCTGTACCATCCTCCtgggcttcttcttcaccaacATCCTCATGCGATCGAAATACTTCATTTGCCCGGTTAACGACCTCGGAGCGAACATTTTCACCGGCCTCGAGTGTGACCCCAACCCAGTCTTCATTGCGCACACCTACTTCTTGCCATTCATTCCACACAGCTGGGACTTCCTTCCGCAGACCGTGGTGATCTCGCCGATTCAATTCCACATCATTGTACTGGCTTCCTTTGCATCCCTGATAGCGCCATTCGGCGGTTTCTTCGCCTCAGGTCTCAAGCGCACCTTCAACATCAAGGACTTCGGCGACTCGATTCCGGGACACGGAGGCATGACGGACAGGATGGATTGCCAGTTCATCATGGGTTTCTTCAGTTTCATGTACTACCAGAGCTTCATCGCTCAACACAAGGCGAGCGTGGGCGGAGTCTTGGAGACAGCAATCACTGGTCTCTCGGCTGATGAGCAGATCGCGTTGGTCAAGGGCCTCACTCAACACCTCTACAACCAAGGACATGTTGGGCATCAGGTGATAGACTACCTGAGCGAGAACCTCGCGGCTGTGCGTTTGGCcaggaggtga
- a CDS encoding uncharacterized protein (CAZy:GH16), with product MAPSQPRKLTKHHLQPTLRGPQRTLDGSDDRQVQQAGRSATNLNAQASAQSLREALRPSSREASREGRRSSNGRAKVSTAQAAPLDGPRPEPRRQHSGLSPYAPPIPSPLGPVASNTTAESGVRKNSGSSTASSSEGLSIPYRNVALIPATEDVSYNGPHTPPRQAVSATEMAHQGSYSTLSHPTPRAVQDLGTDYTRYYNPFATRSNSANTSQHDLPACAPPAVRLPTFGSSDHHLAPAKTKSSAELSNRSSVQSNPFKDDHRVSLASLREANEDTPTSDQPDAESADPVTTAAPVAITRAATPTFIHNADPEKAAFIPHFVDDRLGAPYVLYMDEKEDDDDMHMPAWDDDRRYKLTLRERFSRENIVNTIGIVFLLTGLCTIFIVLPVVSFLGTNLIPYTYETPLDQMPGHTKPEPWAHVNDEVYPLLKNMRRGLIDPDTPASAMTRQSVNGDTLKLVFSDEFNVKNRTFYEGDDPYWFAPDIWYGATKDLEWYDPDAVNTGDGSLQLQLDAFRNHDLDYRSGMLNSWNQLCFKGGVFEVSVSLPGPAGIHGLWPGVWTMGNLGRPGYLASTDGMWPYTYSDCDVGITPNQSSPDGISFLPGQRLPSCTCHNEDHPSPGTGRGAPEIDIIEVSADWGSLNLGVATQSYQVAPFDLFYYPNYDFMEIPEYNFSMVNTYTGGPFQQAISTVTMLNNDWYDGKAFQKFAFEYEPGSGEDAHVTWFVADDEMMGFDGRAIGPNGNIQQRLVAEEPLSMILNLGFSHSWVAIDQANLRFPTIMRVDYVRWYQNTDADSSHEVTCDPKGYPTTEYIARHPEAYRNANHTSWKDAGYQWPKNTLMHGCNA from the exons ATGGCACCCTCGCAACCCCGTAAACTGACCAAGCATCACCTACAACCAACACTGCGGGGGCCACAGCGGACATTGGACGGCAGCGACGACAGGCAAGTTCAACAGGCTGGCCGGTCTGCCACCAACCTCAACGCTCAAGCCTCTGCACAGTCGTTGCGCGAGGCCTTACGCCCCAGTTCGCGAGAAGCCTCTCGGGAAGGCCGAAGGTCCAGCAACGGGCGGGCGAAGGTTTCAACAGCACAAGCTGCGCCATTGGATGGTCCTCGACCCGAGCCACGACGGCAACACTCAGGCCTTTCACCATATGCTCCGCCCATACCTTCTCCTCTGGGTCCCGTCGCCTCGAACACCACTGCGGAGTCGGGTGTGCGAAAGAATAGCGGCTCGAGCACAGCCAGCTCGTCCGAAGGGCTGTCAATACCTTATCGAAACGTGGCCCTGATACCCGCCACAGAAGATGTATCATACAATGGACCGCACACACCGCCACGACAAGCTGTCTCGGCTACAGAGATGGCACATCAGGGGTCGTATTCAACATTGTCACATCCCACTCCCAGAGCTGTGCAAGATCTCGGAACAGATTATACGCGCTACTACAATCCATTCGCTACCAGGTCGAACTCGGCGAATACTTCTCAGCATGATCTGCCTGCATGTGCTCCGCCAGCAGTACGGTTACCAACGTTCGGCTCGTCCGACCACCACCTTGCGCCTGCCAAGACAAAATCATCCGCAGAGCTGTCGAATCGATCGTCGGTGCAGTCGAACCCCTTCAAAGACGACCACCGCGTGTCACTCGCTTCACTTCGAGAGGCCAATGAGGATACACCGACATCTGATCAACCGGACGCAGAATCCGCAGATCCTGTTACCACAGCAGCTCCAGTGGCCATCACTCGAGCGGCGACGCCGACCTTTATACACAACGCAGACCCCGAGAAAGCGGCCTTCATACCCCACTTCGTGGATGATCGACTCGGCGCTCCGTACGTACTTTACATGGATGAAaaagaggatgatgacgatatGCACATGCCTGCATGGGACGATGATCGACGATACAAGCTCACTCTTCGAGAACGCTTTTCCAGAGAGAACATCGTCAACACTATCGGCATTGTTTTCTTGCTCACCGGGCTCTGCACAATCTTCATTGTCTTGCCCGTTGTTTCGTTCCTCGGGACGAACCTCATACCATACACGTATGAAACTCCGCTAGACCAGATGCCGGGCCACACAAAACCAGAGCCTTGGGCTCATGTCAACGATGAGGTATACCCGTTGTTGAAGAACATGAGGCGTGGCCTCATTGATCCAGACACCCCGGCTTCAGCAATGACCCGCCAAAGTGTCAATGGCGATACTCTGAAGCTCGTTTTCAGTGACGAATTCAACGTAAAGAACAGGACCTTCTACGAAGGTGACGATCCGTACTGGTTCGCACCCGACATCTGGTATGGAGCCACCAAAGACCTCGAATGGTATGACCCGGATGCTGTCAACACAG GTGACGGCAGTCTACAGCTTCAACTTGATGCCTTTCGCAACCATGACCTCGACTACAGATCAGGCATGTTGAATTCTTGGAATCAGCTGTGCTTCAAAGGAGGCGTCTTCGAAGTTTCGGTCAGCTTGCCAGGACCTGCTGGTATCCACGGCCTGTGGCCGGGTGTCTGGACCATGGGTAATCTCGGAAGGCCTGGCTACCTCGCATCGACTGACGGTATGTGGCCGTATACCTACAGCGACTGCGATGTCGGCATCACTCCCAATCAGTCATCACCGGATGGCATCAGCTTCTTACCCGGACAGCGCTTGCCGAGTTGTACTTGTCACAATGAAGATCATCCATCACCTGGGACTGGCCGCGGTGCGCCTGAGATCGATATCATCGAAGTCAGTGCAGACTGGGGCAGTCTCAATTTGGGGGTGGCCACACAATCATATCAGGTGGCGCCGTTCGATCTTTTCTACTACCCCAACTACGACTTCATGGAGATACCAGAGTACAACTTCAGTATGGTCAACACCTACACCGGCGGGCCATTCCAACAAGCCATATCGACTGTGACTATGCTCAATAACGACTGGTACGACGGCAAGGCGTTCCAGAAGTTCGCGTTCGAATATGAGCCAGGGAGCGGCGAGGATGCTCATGTTACCTGGTTCGTGGCTGATGACGAGATGATGGGCTTCGATGGTCGAGCGATTGGGCCGAACGGCAATATCCAGCAACGACTGGTCGCTGAAGAACCATTGTCGATGATCTTGAATCTTGGCTTTTCCCATAGTTGGGTCGCCATCGACCAAGCCAACCTCAGGTTCCCAACTATTATGCGCGTCGACTACGTCCGATGGTATCAGAACACCGACGCCGACTCGAGTCATGAGGTGACCTGTGACCCGAAAGGATACCCAACCACGGAATATATTGCGCGGCACCCTGAAGCCTACCGCAACGCGAACCACACGTCCTGGAAGGACGCCGGCTATCAATGGCCAAAGAACACACTCATGCATGGATGCAATGCATAG
- a CDS encoding uncharacterized protein (BUSCO:EOG09261UOJ), with product MSAGTTAAWVCRRCQSAARSHGTIARPTIARHAGTRPYSVESTQQRPLHLAIIGAGPAGFYSAYRLLKNLPDARVDMYEGLPSPYGLVRFGIAPDHPEAKKCSETLPDVAKYPGFQYVGNVPIGNEPDQLPLTTLAPHYDAVLFAYGASKDKTLNLPGESLRNVLSARAFVGWYNGLPEYADLNPDLQAGETAIVIGQGNVALDVTRMLLMDLDELKKTDIAEHAVEALSKSRVRDVKIIGRRGPLQAPYTIKELRELMNLPRVGFVPPPEGWEELIQVERKKLPRQLKRIAELLEKGSKTPIERAEKAWQLGYLRSPTEFLSRNGDTLDAVGFEMTEYVASPEDSVISGDPEQTLNALRGLRVRAAEPVKRTSIGASLAFRSIGYESEPIAGMDQIGVPFDKKKGIIPNDRYGRVLSPDLGPGELTAGHVPGMYCAGWVKRGPTGVIASTLDDAFTTADVIVSDWRKNVKFNDGVGEKKRGWEDVKKLAEQRGMRPINWQDWEKIDAEEVRRGRAKGKEREKCRTAEEMLKILDS from the exons ATGTCGGCGGGGACGACGGCGGCGTGGGTGTGCAGACGCTGTCAGAGCGCAGCGCGTTCTCATGGCACCATCGCGAGGCCGACCATCGCTCGGCATGCTGGCACACGACCGTACAGCGTGGAGAGTACACAGCAACGCCCGTTGcacctcgccatcatcggaGCAGGACCGGCGGGCTTCTATTCAGCATACAGACTGCTGAAGAATCTGCCAGACGCTCGTGTGGACATGTACGAGGGATTGCCATCGCCATACGGTTTGGTCCGCTTTGGAATTGCTCCAGACCATCCAGAAGCAAAG AAATGCTCAGAGACACTGCCAGATGTGGCCAAGTATCCGGGGTTCCAATACGTTGGCAATGTTCCCATCGGCAATGAGCCGGATCAGTTGCCACTGACCACTTTAGCACCACACTACGATGCCGTCTTGTTCGCGTACGGCGCTTCCAAGGACAAGACGTTGAACCTTCCTGGAGAGAGCTTGAGGAACGTTCTTTCCGCAAGAGCGTTCGTAGGCTGGTACAATGGCCTCCCAGAATATGCGGATCTCAATCCAGACTTGCAGGCTGGAGAGACTGCGATCGTGATCGGGCAAGGAAATGTTGCTTTGGACGTTACAAGAATGCTCCTCATGGACTTGGACGAGCTCAAGAAGACAGACATCGCCGAGCATGCTGTAGAGGCTTTGAGCAAGAGCAGAGTGAGAGACGTGAAGATCataggaagaagaggaccaCTGCAGGCGCCATATACAATCAAGGAGCTCAGGGAGCTTATGAATCTGCCCAGAGTGGGCTTCGTGCCGCCACCTGAGGGCTGGGAAGAGCTCATTCAGGTGGAGCGGAAGAAATTGCCTCGACAACTGAAGCGCATCGCTGAGTTGCTCGAAAAGGGAAGCAAGACACCGATCGAGCGAGCAGAAAAGGCCTGGCAGCTAGGATACCTGAGGTCGCCTACGGAATTCCTATCAAGGAACGGAGATACTCTAGATGCTGTTGGCTTCGAAATGACAGAATACGTGGCGTCCCCTGAGGATTCAGTCATTTCTGGCGATCCCGAACAGACACTGAATGCTCTTCGTGGACTTCGAGTCAGGGCGGCCGAGCCTGTGAAACGGACATCAATTGGAGCATCACTTGCTTTCCGCAGCATCGGGTACGAGTCTGAGCCAATAGCTGGAATGGACCAAATCGGCGTGCCATTCGATAAGAAAAAGGGCATTATACCGAACGATCGCTATGGCCGCGTGCTCTCGCCTGATCTAGGCCCGGGTGAGTTGACTGCAGGCCACGTACCTGGCATGTACTGCGCAGGCTGGGTGAAGCGTGGGCCCACTGGTGTGATAGCGAGCACCTTAGACGATGCCTTCACAACTGCAGATGTCATCGTCAGTGACTGGCGGAAGAACGTGAAGTTCAATGACGGGGtaggcgagaagaagcgaggCTGGGAGGATGTGAAGAAGCTTGCTGAGCAACGGGGAATGAGGCCGATCAACTGGCAAGACTGGGAGAAGATTGACGCTGAAGAGGTCCGAAGGGGACGGGCGAAGGGAAAAGAGAGGGAGAAGTGTAGGACAGCAGAGGAAATGCTGAAGATTCTCGATAGCTGA